A part of Brassica rapa cultivar Chiifu-401-42 chromosome A05, CAAS_Brap_v3.01, whole genome shotgun sequence genomic DNA contains:
- the LOC103870452 gene encoding copper transport protein ATX1: MSQTVVLRVAMSCEGCVGAVKRVLGKMEGVESFDVDIKEQKVTVKGNVQPDAVLQTVSKTGKKSAFWDTEAEPAKA, encoded by the exons ATGTCTCAG ACCGTTGTTCTAAGAGTGGCTATGTCATGCGAAGGATGTGTTGGAGCTGTTAAAAGAGTTCTCGGTAAAATGGAAG GCGTGGAGTCATTTGATGTGGATATAAAGGAGCAAAAGGTGACAGTGAAAGGCAATGTGCAGCCCGACGCTGTTTTGCAGACCGTATCAAAAACCGGAAAGAAATCGGCTTTCTGGGACACAGAGGCTGAACCCGCCAAGGCCTAA
- the LOC103870453 gene encoding protein APEM9 isoform X1, with amino-acid sequence MEATDGIWGEIERSESYLVCSMYEEAESLSSSILKGIFGNVETLGDHQLLDMLESTGMVLVQSLNGLGRGGEIVNELRQVFGETAAVPVQVLLTGICLQISNGSYSGVREILEEFFSIWVYKDNHYILNDAGLSEKVFHGNTSLDIDEYMEVVELYTFGVLGKDTNDVCLAVSWVEQAALSEERRQGLLRRLDSLLSLKSPNVQEATSLEENPSYDVVNSSNKSLANEKNDYILKLSKQHEPWSSRPLSLKFGNTRFSMSRGKVAISLVGLIICYALQRKRAALIRIIRRQMESTKKAIVDFWKLAFSYQVNPLAAIQPIPSTTT; translated from the exons ATGGAGGCAACTGATGGTATTTGGGGTGAAATTGAACGTTCTGAGAG ctACCTAGTCTGCTCTATGTATGAAGAGGCAGAGTCATTATCTTCCTCCATACTAAAAGGAATCTTTGGCAACGTTGAAACTCTTGGTGATCATCAATTGCTTGACATGCTTGAATCTACTGGCATGGTTCTAGTCCAGTCCTTGAATGGACTCGGCAG GGGAGGTGAGATTGTAAATGAGCTAAGACAAGTGTTTGGCGAAACTGCAGCTGTTCCTGTTCAAGTTCTTCTCACTGG AATATGCCTTCAAATATCAAACGGTTCCTACTCGGGTGTACGTGAGATTCTGGAAGAGTTCTTTAGCATATGGGTTTACAAGGACAACCACTATATCCTTAATGATGCTGGATTAAGTGAAAAAGTGTTCCATGGGAATACATCGTTGGATATTGATGAGTACATGGAAGTTGTGGAGCTGTATACCTTTGGAGTTCTTGGGAAAGACACAAACGACGTGTGTCTAGCCGTTTCATGGGTTGAGCAAGCTGCGTTGTCTGAGGAAAGACGACAG GGACTTTTGAGAAGATTGGATTCTTTACTTTCTCTCAAATCACCAAACGTTCAAGAAGCTACTTCTTTAGAGGAAAATCCTTCTTACGATGTGGTGAATAGCAGCAACAAGTCTTTGGCTAATGAAAAGAATGATTATATCCTGAAACTCTCTAAACAACATGAACCTTGGTCGTCTCGTCCTCTTAGCCTAAAGTTTGGTAATACCCGATTCAGCATGTCCAGGGGAAAAGTTGCCATAAGCCTCGTTGGATTAATCATATGCTACGCTTTACAAAGAAAACGAGCTGCTTTAATACG GATCATTCGCAGACAAATGGAGTCCACGAAGAAAGCAATTGTAGATTTCTGGAAGCTTGCTTTTTCATACCAAGTGAATCCTCTTGCAGCTATTCAACCAATACCAAGCACCACCACTTGA
- the LOC103870453 gene encoding protein APEM9 isoform X2 has protein sequence MEATDGIWGEIERSESYLVCSMYEEAESLSSSILKGIFGNVETLGDHQLLDMLESTGMVLVQSLNGLGRGGEIVNELRQVFGETAAVPVQVLLTGEKVFHGNTSLDIDEYMEVVELYTFGVLGKDTNDVCLAVSWVEQAALSEERRQGLLRRLDSLLSLKSPNVQEATSLEENPSYDVVNSSNKSLANEKNDYILKLSKQHEPWSSRPLSLKFGNTRFSMSRGKVAISLVGLIICYALQRKRAALIRIIRRQMESTKKAIVDFWKLAFSYQVNPLAAIQPIPSTTT, from the exons ATGGAGGCAACTGATGGTATTTGGGGTGAAATTGAACGTTCTGAGAG ctACCTAGTCTGCTCTATGTATGAAGAGGCAGAGTCATTATCTTCCTCCATACTAAAAGGAATCTTTGGCAACGTTGAAACTCTTGGTGATCATCAATTGCTTGACATGCTTGAATCTACTGGCATGGTTCTAGTCCAGTCCTTGAATGGACTCGGCAG GGGAGGTGAGATTGTAAATGAGCTAAGACAAGTGTTTGGCGAAACTGCAGCTGTTCCTGTTCAAGTTCTTCTCACTGG TGAAAAAGTGTTCCATGGGAATACATCGTTGGATATTGATGAGTACATGGAAGTTGTGGAGCTGTATACCTTTGGAGTTCTTGGGAAAGACACAAACGACGTGTGTCTAGCCGTTTCATGGGTTGAGCAAGCTGCGTTGTCTGAGGAAAGACGACAG GGACTTTTGAGAAGATTGGATTCTTTACTTTCTCTCAAATCACCAAACGTTCAAGAAGCTACTTCTTTAGAGGAAAATCCTTCTTACGATGTGGTGAATAGCAGCAACAAGTCTTTGGCTAATGAAAAGAATGATTATATCCTGAAACTCTCTAAACAACATGAACCTTGGTCGTCTCGTCCTCTTAGCCTAAAGTTTGGTAATACCCGATTCAGCATGTCCAGGGGAAAAGTTGCCATAAGCCTCGTTGGATTAATCATATGCTACGCTTTACAAAGAAAACGAGCTGCTTTAATACG GATCATTCGCAGACAAATGGAGTCCACGAAGAAAGCAATTGTAGATTTCTGGAAGCTTGCTTTTTCATACCAAGTGAATCCTCTTGCAGCTATTCAACCAATACCAAGCACCACCACTTGA
- the LOC103870454 gene encoding cytochrome P450 77A4 gives MSLLSFPLTSLNISPPLFFTIITTLVSAFVILFLTRHSSNSKRVNLPPGPPGWPVVGNLFQFARSKKQFYEYADDLREKYGPIYTLRMGSRTMIIISDATLAHDVLIQRGPMFATRPKENPTRTIFSSNTFTVNASVYGPVWRSLRRNMVQNMLSSTRFKEFGSLRRSAMDKLAGRIKSEAVENNGLVWVLRNARFAAFCILLEMCFGIEMDEESILKMDAMMKKVLITIDPRLDDYLPILAPFYSKERRRALEVRREQVDLVVGFVERRRRALRNPGTDKTATSFSYLDTLFELKIEGRKTTPSNEELVTLCSEFLNGGTDTTGTAIEWGIAQLIANPEIQSRLYDEIKSTVGDRAVEEKDVEKMVFLQAFVKEILRKHPPTYFTLTHTVTEPTTVAGYDVPAGINVEFYLPGINEDPKIWSDPKKFDPDRFVSGKEDADITGVTGVKMMPFGVGRRICPGLSMATVHVHLMLAKMVQEFEWSAYPAGSEIDFAGKLEFTVVMMKPLRAMVKPRV, from the coding sequence ATGTCTCTCCTTTCGTTCCCTCTCACTTCCTTAAACATCTCTCCTCCACTCTTCTTCACTATCATCACCACTCTCGTATCCGCTTTCGTTATACTGTTCCTCACGCGCCATAGTTCCAACTCCAAGCGCGTGAACCTCCCTCCAGGTCCTCCCGGTTGGCCGGTTGTCGGAAACCTCTTCCAATTCGCGCGCTCCAAGAAGCAGTTCTACGAGTACGCCGATGATCTAAGGGAGAAGTACGGTCCCATCTACACGCTGAGGATGGGGAGCCGAACGATGATCATCATCTCTGACGCGACTCTAGCCCACGACGTTCTGATCCAGCGTGGGCCCATGTTCGCGACCCGGCCCAAAGAGAATCCAACACGGACCATCTTCAGCTCCAACACTTTCACAGTCAACGCTTCCGTGTACGGCCCCGTGTGGCGTTCGCTGAGACGGAACATGGTGCAGAACATGCTGAGCTCGACCCGGTTCAAAGAGTTCGGGTCGCTGAGACGATCCGCAATGGATAAGCTCGCGGGGAGGATCAAATCCGAGGCCGTTGAAAATAACGGACTCGTCTGGGTCCTACGAAACGCGAGATTCGCTGCGTTTTGTATTCTGTTAGAGATGTGTTTCGGAATCGAGATGGACGAGGAGTCGATTTTAAAAATGGATGCGATGATGAAGAAGGTGTTGATCACGATCGATCCAAGGCTCGACGATTACCTCCCGATCCTCGCTCCGTTTTACTCCAAGGAGAGGAGACGAGCTCTCGAGGTCCGCCGCGAGCAGGTGGACCTCGTCGTCGGGTTCGTCGAGAGGCGACGGAGAGCGCTTCGTAATCCCGGAACTGACAAAACGGCGACGTCTTTCTCTTATTTAGATACGCTCTTCGAATTAAAAATCGAAGGGCGTAAAACGACGCCGTCTAACGAAGAGCTCGTGACGTTATGTTCCGAGTTTCTCAACGGTGGGACGGATACGACGGGGACTGCGATCGAGTGGGGAATCGCGCAGCTGATCGCGAATCCTGAGATTCAATCTCGACTCTACGATGAGATTAAATCGACGGTTGGAGATCGTGCGGTTGAGGAAAAAGACGTGGAGAAAATGGTGTTTTTACAAGCCTTCGTTAAAGAGATTCTCCGGAAACATCCACCGACGTACTTCACGCTGACTCACACGGTGACGGAGCCGACGACGGTCGCCGGATACGATGTTCCCGCCGGAATCAACGTCGAGTTCTACCTCCCGGGGATAAACGAAGACCCGAAGATTTGGTCTGACCCGAAGAAATTCGATCCGGACCGGTTTGTTTCGGGTAAAGAGGATGCGGATATAACCGGGGTAACCGGAGTGAAGATGATGCCGTTCGGTGTTGGCCGTCGGATCTGTCCCGGTTTATCGATGGCGACCGTACACGTGCACTTGATGCTTGCGAAGATGGTTCAAGAGTTTGAGTGGAGCGCTTATCCGGCGGGAAGCGAGATTGATTTCGCGGGAAAATTGGAGTTCACGGTGGTTATGATGAAACCGTTAAGAGCCATGGTTAAACCAAGGGTTTAA
- the LOC103870753 gene encoding putative F-box/kelch-repeat protein At1g32430, producing MKRLQRLMKHNKNPIMENKEKLPWELVEDILSRVPPKPLVRFRTVCKRWNTLFDDNTFINNHKMTFRFIVVTKSKVYSVSLNPEIEVSELTLDIPGLNNQKPNDLVDCNGLLLCGMKEGAVVCNPWSGQIRCIKAEVSQSSLEYRGLGYDGNRIGKKIVYETLAFYLNTISSTTAWRIDDLGTDTWKQVLKEVKDETSPQNLFYMHSTRGVSLNGNLFWVAYYQSHRSLLLVVSFDFGSGKYFNFCGLPCVENDHSDALVLRVFRGDRFSLLKQCHVTKKIQIWVAKDKIDNGHSRDVKWMSFMEVSIPDLPYLVQKQSYPQPSYFIDDKRDKRLVVCSCDVNGRAWIYVVGESKLISKTRLDFVVDPWPLHCTCFPSLVMVGGCPREDKEKKKKQNYVFNISFVIFFCLVAFFFFLNEI from the coding sequence ATGAAAAGGCTGCAGCGACTCATGAAACACAACAAAAACCCTATAATGGAAAACAAAGAGAAGCTTCCATGGGAGTTAGTGGAAGATATCCTCTCTCGTGTCCCTCCCAAACCACTTGTCCGATTCAGAACCGTTTGCAAACGATGGAACACTCTCTTCGACGACAATACTTTCATCAACAACCACAAGATGACGTTTCGATTCATTGTAGTGACTAAATCCAAGGTTTATTCGGTAAGTCTGAACCCCGAGATAGAGGTGAGTGAGTTAACCTTAGATATCCCCGGTTTAAACAATCAGAAACCTAATGACTTGGTCGATTGCAATGGGCTCTTGCTATGTGGCATGAAAGAAGGAGCTGTCGTTTGTAACCCGTGGTCCGGACAAATTAGATGCATCAAGGCCGAGGTTAGTCAATCTAGTTTAGAATATCGTGGCCTAGGTTATGATGGTAATAGGATAGGTAAGAAAATTGTTTATGAAACCCTTGCGTTTTATCTAAATACTATAAGCTCTACCACTGCATGGAGAATCGATGACCTTGGCACCGATACGTGGAAACAAGTGTTGAAAGAAGTAAAAGATGAAACATCGCCTCAAAATTTGTTCTATATGCACTCGACAAGAGGTGTATCGTTGAATGGAAATTTGTTTTGGGTTGCTTATTACCAGAGTCATCGCTCGTTGCTCTTAGTAGTAAGCTTCGATTTTGGGAGCGGAAAATACTTCAACTTTTGTGGTCTACCGTGTGTGGAGAACGATCATAGCGATGCTCTTGTCCTTAGGGTTTTTAGGGGAGATCGGTTTTCGTTGTTAAAGCAGTGCCATGTAACAAAGAAGATTCAGATTTGGGTGGCCAAGGACAAGATTGATAATGGGCATAGTAGAGATGTGAAATGGATGAGTTTCATGGAAGTGTCAATCCCTGACTTGCCGTATTTAGTACAGAAACAATCCTACCCTCAGCCGAGTTACTTCATTGACGATAAAAGGGATAAAAGGCTGGTCGTGTGTTCTTGCGATGTAAATGGCCGGGCTTGGATCTATGTTGTTGGGGAAAGCAAGTTAATCAGTAAAACCCGATTGGATTTCGTAGTGGATCCTTGGCCTTTGCATTGTACCTGTTTTCCCAGTTTGGTCATGGTTGGTGGATGTCCAAGAGAAgacaaagaaaagaagaaaaagcagAATTACGTGTTTAATATTTCTTtcgttatatttttttgtttggttgctttttttttttttttgaatgaaatttAA
- the LOC103870455 gene encoding putative F-box protein At1g47390: MANQEKLPWDLTEEILSCVPPESLVRFRTVSKQWNALLSDKTFIKKHKTKMTYRFILATKSKIYSVSVNPKIEVHDLMLDVPDLEPHALPRRLMDCDGLLLCDMGKRGMVSNPWLKQTRRVEHEGNHQSFDFSGIGYDDDNGYKTLGTHRTELDPTKTFWKTLDFSSDAWKEQRGVMKSSGSSSSPSTTEEGTTVITFHSTSGVSLNGTWYRVASYNETKYSYFIVNFDFTKETFNQFCDLPCEDNKHDDALVLRVFIGDRFSLLKQSHLTKKIQIWVTKNKIHKRGGRDVEWMNFMEVSIPNLPDLVQPSYFINDKRLVVCSCDTDGQALIYVVGNNNLISKTKIDLVADFWPSHCSLIPSLVSVPGGKREEAG, encoded by the coding sequence ATGGCTAACCAGGAGAAGCTTCCGTGGGATTTGACTGAAGAGATCCTCTCTTGTGTCCCTCCTGAATCTCTTGTCCGGTTCAGAACCGTCTCCAAACAATGGAACGCTCTTTTAAGCGACAAGACGTTCATCAAAAAACACAAGACCAAGATGACGTATCGATTCATCTTAGCAACCAAATCCAAGATTTATTCGGTAAGTGTCAATCCAAAGATCGAGGTGCATGACTTGATGTTAGATGTTCCTGATTTAGAACCTCATGCGTTACCTAGACGCTTGATGGATTGCGATGGGCTTTTGCTATGTGACATGGGTAAAAGAGGCATGGTTTCGAACCCATGGTTAAAACAGACTAGACGGGTCGAGCACGAGGGTAACCATCAAAGTTTTGATTTCAGTGGCATAGgttatgatgatgataatggttACAAGACCCTTGGGACTCATCGAACGGAACTAGATCCTACAAAGACATTTTGGAAAACCCTTGATTTTTCATCCGATGCATGGAAGGAACAAAGAGGTGTGATGAAGTCTAGTGGTAGTAGTAGTAGTCCTAGTACTACTGAGGAAGGTACAACTGTAATTACTTTTCACAGTACCAGTGGTGTGTCTTTGAATGGAACTTGGTATCGTGTTGCTTCTTATAACGAAACCAAGTACTCGTACTTCATAGTTAACTTCGATTTTACTAAGGAAACATTCAACCAATTTTGTGACCTGCCATGTGAGGATAACAAGCATGATGATGCTCTTGTTCTTAGGGTATTTATTGGAGATCGGTTTTCGTTGTTAAAGCAATCACATCTAACAAAGAAGATTCAGATTTGGGTGACCAAGAACAAGATTCATAAACGGGGTGGTAGAGATGTGGAATGGATGAATTTCATGGAAGTGTCGATTCCTAACTTGCCGGATTTGGTACAGCCAAGTTACTTCATCAACGATAAGAGGCTTGTAGTGTGTTCTTGCGACACAGATGGCCAAGCTTTGATCTATGTTGTGGGGAACAATAACTTGATCAGTAAAACCAAAATAGATCTTGTTGCCGATTTTTGGCCTTCGCATTGCTCCTTAATTCCCAGCTTGGTCTCGGTTCCTGGAGGTAAAAGAGAAGAAGCAGGATGA
- the LOC103870456 gene encoding 3-phosphoinositide-dependent protein kinase 2, producing the protein MTMENEFDSKLSLQGNGEGSSISRSKSFAFKAPQENFTIQDFELDKIYGVGSYSKVVRATKKKDGGVYALKIMDKKFITKENKTAYVKLERIVLDQLDHPGIVKLFFTFQDNFSLYMALESCEGGELFDQITRKGRLSEDEARFYGAEVVDALEYIHTMGLIHRDIKPENLLLTSDGHIKIADFGSVKPMQDSQITLLPNAASDDKACTFVGTAAYVPPEVLNSSPATFGNDLWALGCTLYQMLSGTSPFKDASEWLIFQRIIARDLKFPNHFSEAARDLIDRLLDTDPSRRPGAGPEGYASLKRHPFFKGVDWKKPRSQTPPKLAPDPSSQSASPERDGSPWNPTHVGDASAMQNNGPSSTSESSGSITRLASIDSFDSRWQQFLEPGESVIMLSAVKKLRKITSKKVQLILTNKPRLIYVDPSKLVAKGNIIWSDNSSDLNVQISSPSHFKICTPKKVLSIEDSKQRALQWRKAIETLQNR; encoded by the exons ATGACAATGGAGAATGAATTTGATTCAAAGCTTTCTCTTCAAGGGAATGGTGAAGGCAGCAGCATATCAAGAAGCAAGAGCTTCGCATTCAAGGCTCCTCAGGAGAATTTCACCATCCAGGATTTCGAGCTCGACAAGATCTATGGCGTTGGCTCTTATTCAAAG GTTGTTAGGGCGACGAAGAAGAAGGATGGAGGCGTGTATGCGTTGAAGATCATGGACAAAAAGTTTATCACCAAGGAGAATAAAACAGCTTATGTCAAACTCGAGAGGATTGTTCTTGATCAGCTTGACCATCCTGGGATTGTCAAACTCTTCTTCACATTTCAAGATAACTTCTCACTAT ACATGGCGCTTGAATCTTGCGAAGGTGGGGAGCTTTTTGACCAAATCACCAGA AAAGGTCGTCTATCAGAGGATGAAGCTCGGTTCTACGGTGCAGAAGTTGTGGATGCTCTTGAGTATATACATACTATGGGACTGATACATAGAGATATTAAG CCGGAGAATCTGTTGCTGACTTCAGATGGACACATTAAGATTGCTGATTTTGGTAGTGTAAAGCCAATGCAAGACAGCCAGATCACTCTACTTCCCAATGCAGCTTCCG ATGATAAGGCCTGCACTTTTGTCGGTACGGCTGCATATGTTCCTCCTGAAGTTCTCAACTCCTCTCCAGCAACTTTCGG AAACGATCTTTGGGCACTGGGCTGCACTCTGTACCAAATGCTATCAGGAACATCTCCATTCAAAGACGCAAGTGAATGGCTGATTTTCCAAAGAATCATTGCTAGAGACTTAAAGTTCCCAAATCATTTCTCAGAAGCAGCAAGAGACCTCATCGACCGGTTGCTG GATACAGATCCTAGTAGAAGACCAGGAGCTGGACCAGAAGGTTATGCTTCTCTCAAGAGACATCCTTTCTTCAAAGGAGTTGACTGGAAAAAACCAAGATCACAAACTCCTCCAAAACTAGCTCCAGATCCTTCG TCTCAGTCAGCATCTCCTGAGAGAGACGGTTCTCCATGGAACCCAACACATGTTGGAGATGCCTCAGCCATGCAGAACAATGGTCCCTCTTCAACTTCTGAATCCTCTGGTTCCATAACCAGGCTTGCCTCCATAGACTCTTTTGATTCGAGATG GCAACAGTTTCTTGAACCGGGAGAATCGGTTATAATGCTATCAGCAGTGAAGAAGCTACGGAAAATCACGAGTAAGAAGGTGCAGCTGATACTCACCAACAAACCGAGACTGATCTACGTCGATCCATCAAAGCTTGTTGCCAAAGGGAATATCATCTGGTCTGATAACTCCAGTGACCTCAACGTTCAAATCTCAAGTCCTTCCCATTTCAAGATTTGCACA CCGAAGAAGGTTCTATCGATTGAAGACTCGAAACAACGAGCTTTGCAGTGGAGAAAGGCAATTGAAACTCTTCAAAACCGTTGA
- the LOC103870457 gene encoding probable U3 small nucleolar RNA-associated protein 7, which produces MEVALEDNSLMDKVLPPDEQEIDVELEAKEKKYLRGEGANLETLKDKKLKTQLASREKLYGKSAKAAAKIEKWLLPASAGYLETDGLEKTWRVKQTDIAKEVDILSSRNQYDIVLPDFGPYKLDFTASGRHMLAGGRKGHLALVDMMSMNLIKEIQVRETVRDVAFLHNDQFFAAAQKKYSYIYARDGTELHCLKERGPVARLRFLKNHFLLASVNKIGQLHYQDVTYGDMVASIRTGKGRTDVMEVNPYNGVVALGHSGGTVTMWKPTSQAPLVQMQCHPGPVSSLAFHPNGHLMATSGKERKLKIWDLRKFEEVQTIHGFHAKTLSFSQKGLLAAGTGSFVQVLGDSSGDYSRYMSHSMVKGYQIEKVMFRPYEDVLGIGHSMGWSSVLIPGSGEPNFDSWVANPFETTKQRREKEVHLLLDKLPPETIMLDPSKIGAMRPSRRKERLTRGEIEAEKEVAVEAAKGVELKKKTKGRNKPSKRTKKKKELVENAKRTFPEQENSAAGKKRRIGEDAAAELPACLKRFARKN; this is translated from the exons ATGGAGGTCGCTTTAGAGGATAACAGTCTCATGGATAAGGTCTTGCCTCCTGATGAGCAG GAGATTGATGTTGAGCTGGAGGCTAAAGAGAAGAAGTATCTTAGAGGAGAAGGTGCTAATCTAGAG ACGTTGAAAGATAAGAAACTAAAGACTCAGCTTGCTTCACGAGAGAAGTTGTATGGGAAGTCTGCTAAAGCTGCTGCTAAAATCGAGAAG TGGCTCTTGCCGGCTTCGGCAGGGTACTTGGAGACTGATGGTTTAGAGAAGACATGGCGGGTCAAGCAGACAGATATTGCCAAAGAAGTTGATATATTGAGCTCAAGAAACCAATATGACATTGTGCTCCCAG ATTTTGGCCCGTACAAACTCGATTTTACTGCAAGTGGACGGCATATGCTAGCTGGTGGTCGCAAAGGCCACCTTGCTCTTGTAGACATGATGAGTATGAACCTAATTAAAGAAATCCAG GTACGGGAAACAGTACGTGATGTTGCATTCCTGCACAATGACCAATTCTTTGCAGCTGCCCAGAAGAA GTATTCATATATTTATGCGAGAGATGGAACTGAGCTCCATTGTTTGAAG GAACGTGGTCCAGTGGCTAGACTCAGGTTCCTAAAGAACCACTTCCTCCTCGCATCAGTGAACAAAATCGGTCAGCTACATTACCAAGATGTAACCTACGGAGACATGGTAGCTAGTATCCGAACAGGCAAAGGCAGAACAGATGTAATGGAAGTGAATCCTTACAATGGTGTCGTCGCCTTGGGACACTCTGGTGGAACCGTCACAATGTGGAAACCAACCAGCCAAGCACCTCTAGTCCAAATGCAGTGCCACCCTGGTCCAGTCTCCTCTCTCGCTTTCCACCCCAACGGCCACCTCATGGCTACGTCAGGCAAAGAGCGCAAACTCAAGATCTGGGATCTGCGCAAGTTCGAGGAGGTTCAGACCATCCACGGCTTCCACGCCAAGACGCTGAGTTTCAGCCAGAAAGGCTTGCTAGCAGCTGGAACCGGATCGTTCGTTCAGGTTCTAGGAGATTCAAGCGGTGACTATAGCAGATACATGAGCCACTCGATGGTGAAAGGCTACCAGATCGAGAAGGTCATGTTCAGACCGTACGAGGACGTTCTGGGGATCGGTCACTCGATGGGATGGTCCAGCGTTCTCATTCCAGGGTCTGGAGAGCCGAACTTCGATTCTTGGGTGGCTAACCCGTTCGAAACGACGAAGCAGAGACGGGAGAAGGAAGTGCACTTGCTTCTTGATAAGCTCCCGCCTGAGACGATCATGCTGGATCCTTCAAAGATCGGTGCGATGAGACCTTCGAGGAGGAAGGAGAGGTTGACTAGAGGAGAGATTGAAGCTGAGAAAGAGGTGGCGGTAGAAGCGGCGAAGGGGGttgagctgaagaagaagactaAAGGAAGGAATAAACCGAGTAAGAGgactaagaagaagaaagagttaGTGGAGAACGCGAAGAGAACGTTCCCGGAGCAAGAGAACAGTGCTGCTGGTAAGAAGAGAAGAATCGGTGAAGATGCTGCGGCTGAGCTACCCGCTTGTCTGAAAAGGTTTGCCCGAAAAAACTGA
- the LOC103870458 gene encoding cyclin-dependent protein kinase inhibitor SMR1, translating into MYVKTQTHITSPSQPHFSNKFSTSTQKRFSKHKHTFTDMDDLELLQDLSQFNFPATIKIPSKTSKDNKDGDGDNDEGFSCSTPTSQEHKIPSVHDSPPPPPRKPRALPSKPSPTAALVIRSCKRKLLVSAPEIIMNKEEIDRFFSSVYSDTSTTAKRRRRYLYCARR; encoded by the coding sequence ATGTATGTAAAGACACAAACACATATAACAAGCCCCTCTCAACCTCACTTCTCCAACAAGTTTTCTACATCCACACAAAAAAGGTTTTCCAAACATAAGCACACATTTACAGACATGGATGATCTTGAGTTATTACAAGATCTGTCCCAATTCAACTTCCCAGCAACCATCAAGATCCCATCTAAAACCTCTAAAGACAACAAAGACGGCGATGGTGATAACGACGAGGGCTTTAGCTGCAGCACACCcacatctcaagaacacaagattCCTTCTGTCCACGATTCTCCACCTCCCCCGCCGAGAAAACCTCGTGCACTGCCTTCAAAACCGTCGCCTACGGCGGCTCTGGTGATAAGATCGTGTAAGAGGAAGCTCTTAGTGTCGGCTCCTGAGATTATCATGAACAAGGAAGAGATTGACCGTTTCTTCTCCTCTGTCTATAGTGACACGTCAACGACGGCTAAACGGCGGAGACGTTATCTTTATTGTGCGCGAAGATGA